In Hyperolius riggenbachi isolate aHypRig1 chromosome 1, aHypRig1.pri, whole genome shotgun sequence, the genomic window agagcttttttaaaaatgcttccattgacttacattaacctccttgccggttatcctgagctcagcttggggtaacatgcgcaggatttctcaggccctgctgggccgatttgcataatttttttttcattgcacgcagctagcactttgctagctgcgtgcatattccgaTTGCCGCCGactcgccgctacccgctgcgccgccccccctccagaccccttgcgcagcctggccaatcagtgccatgcagcgctgaggggtggttcgggattccctctgacgtcccgacgtccatgacgttggtgaagtcatcccgccccgtcgccatggcgaccggggaagccaagcatgaaatcccgttctgaacgggatttccagcttactctgatcgccggaggcgatcggagtgggtggggcgatgccgctgctcagcggctatcatgtagcgagccctgggcttgctacatgatttaaaaaaaaataaaataaaaaaaagtgctgtgctgcccccttgccgcgggaattggaccggcaagggggttaaccactttccccaccactacagtatatctacgtcctctgtgacttcatctaagccacgaggacgtagatatacatcttgtagttgaaccagtgctgtgcaggatcggACTTATTCCTGTGCACACCTACCactatctcctgcagcactaattggtgaaaaggaatatatgttccctgaaccaataagattgatttttgccattaaaaatatttttattttctcagctcatagtgaaaaatacacactgtagcattatttcagaatcaaatatcttcaccataaattttgACAGGAacgtaatctaagttttgtgataaaacatagaaacagccaaacaaaatgtgttttttttaatctaaagtagtgctttttatttttaaaccggaattggtaaaactgagaaatgtttttttcaaaaaaaaatttcctccttTCACCCTCCAccccccattaaaatgcatagaaaacagaaTTGATTGAGTGAAAAATGCCACCATACAATGAAGCCTAAGTTTGTCGTGAAaactatatatttcatttaggtgtcataagtaggaataaagttattgcagaataaatagggatacagataaaatgtaaaaactgctctattccataagtgggaaacaatgtctggatgcgaagtggttaaaatctctgTAAAATTGCGATCACGGTAAAATTgtgcgattttaatgtaagtcaataggagcattttttaaaaagctctcagaaagctctgatggctaaaaagcacttatagtgtgccTGAGCCCTAAAagtaataccgtatatactcgcaagcaagccgacccgcatataagctgaccccccaactttttcctgaaaaaccaggaaaaaatgattgacccccatataagccgggggtaggaaatgctggccgcgtgaacccccccccccccccccagtgtgtcccagtatagttagtatagtggccagtatgggtaggtagtgcccagtatagctagtatagtgcccagtatagtgcccagtatagctagtatagtgctcggtataggtagtatagtgccaggtatagctagtatagtgcccaagtatagctggtatagtgctcagtatagctagtatagtgctcagtatagatagtatagtgcccggtatagctagtatagtgctcagtataggtagtatagtgccaggtatagctagtatagtgctcagtatacggtagctagtatagtgctcagtataggtagtatagtgccaggtatagctagtttagtgcccaagtatagctagtatagtgccccccgcctCACCCAACTCCCCCCCGCGgtcgccgctgctattagcttactgtgcggcttcctctattcccctctccgtctcccgggcatgtaaatatttcacagcagctcgctccacggcggctgctgtgtgatgacaggaagctgtaggcagagcggtttcctgtaacggcgaaaccgctctgccttcagcttcctgtcatcacacagcagccgccgtggagcgagctgctgtgaactatttacatgcccggaagacggagaggggaatagagaaagccgcacagtaagctaatagcagcggcggggcgggggggggaggcggccttCCACCAACAacgagactcgcaagcaagccgaccccccaacttttggcccacttttggggggtcaaaagttcggcttgcttgcgagtatatacggtactttgttGAAGTACCTTTTGAAGTAATTACAGCTTTCAGTCTTCTTGGGTAGGAGTCTATCAGTATGATACAACTTGACTTGGCAATATTTTTCCTGCCTTCCATGTGAGGGCGATTTAaatctgtcagtcctgctgatctttctggtcagttgggtctaaggcccagtgcacaccaaaaccgctagcagatccacaaaaagctagcggttttgggtgcggagtGCAGATATTTAaggcagtgcacaccgagcggatttgtatgcgatccgccggccgcatccgcctgaacATCCgcgtggctattgtatttcaatgggctggtgcacaccggtggtttgagggttttagcaaactgcagacgtgcagcaggaggcacgtttgcggtttgctaaaaacctcaaaccaccggtgtgcaccagcccattcaattaCATTAGCCACGCAGATGTTCAGgccgatgcggccggcggatctgcccggtgtgcactgggcctatatcacacacctgaaactagcatgtagctaatccagtcacacttcagtcagagcacctgatctgcatgcttgttgtgggtcaggacagccatgcaatgtgcattatttaaaagaaaataaacatgtcagcctccatatacctctcacctgaggttccctttaaggtggccatacataaccATTAgatagagagggatctattgccagCCCAAATTGTCCTGCTGCCATCCCCCAAATGTATATTCCTTGGTGGGCTACACCGTGTGGGAGTTTGTCAGTTATTGCATTAACGCCATTACCACTGCGCACCCAATCGAGCCTTGCAACTGACGTTTTCAGTCATTCCCGGATGATCCATTTCAGGCTGGAAATCGAGGAAAAGATCGATTAGGTGGCCGTGTTGCAGTACAAATTCTCTTTCAATCTGTTACATTATCAGATTCAAAAGGTCGATCGAGCCATGTATTGGAATAATATATGGTcacacttatggtggccatacatggtacaatttttttatacaatcttaccatttctatgtagtataagagtaaattaagtgaatatactgaaaggataaattTAGGCAGTtactttatattacatagaaatggtaagattgtatgaaaaaaatggtaccatgtatggccgCCATTACTCTAAGAAGTTCTCCGGCATCTATTGATCTTTCTTTAGATTGTGTTCCATGTTGTCACATTTCGCTGACCAGCCAAGTAGCTGCAACCAGAGGGGACAAAATAATACCAAGCACATTTGGCCTGTGGAAAAGGTATTCTGCTTGATACAGTTACATTTAGTTATCATCCAGACTACTAATCGAAATGACCAGATTAACATTCTTGAAATTCTTTTGCAGATGTAACTATTCAGAAAATAGTCTCCATATATTAAATGTTTGATATAAGAAAGGACTCTGAGCAGAGCCAGTGCCTTTATAAGGTCAAACTGGGCAATTGCTCAGAGTCCCAAGCTCCCTAGTAGCCCACAAGTCGGAGACTAGAAATCACAAGATCAGCTAGCCCGGACTTGGGTTTTCACTGGCTGACTGGCTAGTGTTTTCACTGGCATTTTACATCAACTCCTGTAGAGGTCTGATTGCTAGTCAGCATGACCAAGTTAGAAATGCCAGCTTCAAGTTTGTGATGTGAACTGGCGTTACTGAGAAGAACTGATGTCCCTACCCTGTTCATAAACGGATGTCTGAAACATAAGCCACCAGAAATCCACCATAGGAATGAAGTAATATAGGAAATATGGTTGAAAaatgcaatgttttatttggttGATGTAAATATTAGTTTTAAGACTTCACTTTTACAAAGTTTTACAAGTTTTGAGATTTTGAATGAGTTTATAACGTCTTGCATTGTACATAATTGCCAAGTGCATGTTTGTATTGTGCTGCAtccatattgattttttttttaaggagacAGAGTCTGTATCAGTCATCTCCTCCTCTGTAACAGTGATAGGTGCTGAAATACCAGCACCAATCATAGAGCCAATAGGATCATAGAGGAATGCAAGAGTGATATGGTTTAAGGAGTGACtgctgcacacacaaaaaaaaagttgtacagGCATGTTGTTAGCCTACAGATtagtgatgcattctgttgctatgggggggggggggacaatggtGAGGCACACAATACAACTGGAGGGGTTAAGAGGAAAACCATGCCCCTGGCGGATATAATCCGGCACATCAGTTCTCTTGGCAATACACTGGGCACCGTACATACACTAGATTTGTGGTAAAGACATCTATTGTGTGTAGAAGGCTTAATGTAGCTGTAGTTGTCCAGTACAAGCTAATTAGATACTGGAAGAAATTAACCTTTTTACAGCAGTAAACAGCAGGTATATAAGTTGATTAAGTATGAAGGTTGGAAATATGCCAACcagttttggattttttttttctctgtatacCGAAGTTACTGCTTTTGCCTATTATACTGATTTTGCTGTCTTTATTTTTAGGACCATGGATTTTCCCGGACACTTTGAGCAGACCTTTCAACAGTTGAATTACCAGCGACTCCAAGGCCAGCTGTGTGACTGTGTCATAGTTGTTGGCAGTCGACATTTTAAAGCTCACCGTTCTGTGCTGGCAGCATGCAGTACTCACTTTCGAGCTCTGTTTACTGTGGCAGAAGGAGACCAAAGTATGAACATGATTCAGCTGGATAGTGAAGTGGTAACATCCGAAGCATTTGCTGCCCTTATTGATATGATGTATACATCCACTCTTATGCTTGGAGAGAGTAATGTGATGGATGTGTTGCTAGCAGCATCCCACCTTCACTTGAATTCTGTAGTGAAAGCATGTAAGCACTACCTCACTACAAGGACACTGCCTATGTCTTCCCCCAATGACAGAGCCCAAGAGCAGAGTGCCCGTATGCAGAGATCTTTCATGCTTCAGCAACTCGGATTAAGTATTGTGAGTTCTGCCTTGAATTCAAGTCAGAACAGTGAAGAACAGTCACAACAGCAACAGACCTCAATGACTTCCTCTGTGCGAAACAACATGGTGGAGCAAAGGGCTACATTTCCAATTAGACGACTGCACAAAAGAAAGCAGTCTTCTGAAGAGAGGGCTAGGCAGCGCATGAGAGCTTCTATTGACGAGTGTCTCATTACTGATGTTACCAATGAGAGTGTACAATCCATGGGCAATTCTAGGGAAGAATATTTCTCCCCCGATTCAATGAAAATGATGGACGCTACAAAATCGGACTCAGTTCCAGACCACCAGGAGGATAACACACTCATGTTTGACCAGTCATTCAGTAACCAAGAGGACACACAAGTGCCTAGCCAGTCTGACAACACTGGAGAAAATATGATCACTATGACAGGTCAGTCAACCACAGTTGAAACAAGTTATAGCCAAGACTCTGGTTGTGATAAAAGTGTCTATCCCTCTGAGACTCATGACCTCACGGTAGACGAGAAAGATCACATGAGGGTAATTGTAAAATCTGAGCCCTTGAGTTCCCCTGAACCTCAGGATGAGGTAAGTGACGTCACATCACAAGCAGAGGGAAGTGAGCCTGTTGAAGTAGAAGGTGCAGCAAGCACAGAGAAAATTGAACTGAGCCCAGAAAGCAGTGATCGGAGTTTTTCTGACCCTCAGTCAAGCACGGACAGAGTGGGGGATATCCATATTTTAGATGTGACTCCCGGCTTAGAGCACAAATCCTCATTTAGCATTTctaattttttaaacaaaaacagaaatGGAAGCCTCAGCTTAAGTCAGAACAGTGATGACAACATTCCAAACACAACCAGTGACTGCAGAATAGATGGAGAAGTGTCCTACTTGGTTAGTCCTGAAGCAGGACCTAGTGGTCATTCTTCTAACATGATGTCTCACTTGGATAATCCTTTTAACGATGGCCCAGATTCCCATTTTGCTCGTCCTATGCAGGATGTTATGAGTATGCCTTGTGTTCAATCCTCTAATTATCGTGGAAATGACCCATTTGGAATGGATTATCCTAGGTCGGGGTTAGGGCTTCATTCTATGTCGAGATCAATTATGGGAAATACGAGGGGTCGAGCTTTTAACTTTCCAAATTACCGTCGCattgcccccaaaatgccaatTGTAACATCTGTAAGGAGCACGCAACTACAAGACAACTCCTCTAATTCCCAAATGATGATGAATGGAGGAAACTCCTCATATGAAAATGGCAACACATCTCAGCAAGGTCCACCTCAGTTGACAAGGGCATCTGCAGATGTACTGTCAAAGTGCAAAAAAGCCCTCTCTGAGCATAATGTGCTGGTGGTAGAGGGTGCACGAAAATATGCCTGTAAAATATGCTGCAAGACTTTCCTGACATTGACAGACTGTAAAAAGCACATACGAGTGCATACAGGTGAAAAACCATATGCCTGCCTGAAATGTGGAAAACGGTTTAGCCAATCCAGTCACTTATATAAGCATTCCAAAACTACTTGCCTTAGGTGGCAAAACAGCAACATTCCTGCAACATTGCTTTAACTTTATCACTGCCTCACCAAGACCAGTTACCATCATTCTGTGTGATGTAGCAACATTTACTTGTACTTAAAGTAGGACCCGAGTGTATTGTGAATGAACAGGCAAATGACTTGAATATATCGTATGGTCTTGAGGACAGACATATCTCTTTATCTAATATCTAACCTCTCTCTGTTTTGAGGTGCAAGTACTTCATTTGTTTATGTATGTTTATGTAAAATGATAAGTCGTTACTAACAAGAAGAGTTTTAACCAGGCATTTCTGTACAATTGTGTAaacattttaatgcaaataatTGCATTTTTATCCATTTTTTGGTAAGTATCGTTTCCTTCCTTAAAGTAAATTATTGAACACTGTTCAagcttttcaattaaaaaaaagggtATTTAAAACTTGCCAATAAATGATCTACAGTGCCAGTGTTTTGATTACTGTTGTGCAGTGCAGCGTGTTCCTTTTCTGCTGATTGCAAAAAAATTACTATCACTACAGTATGGCTAGAGGTGAAAGTCCTACCTACTCCACTAGCTACCCTGTTTTTTAGAGTTCCCAAACCTACCATGAAGTTTAGTGGGCTTGTTCTCCTATATTGTATTAATTTTTGCAAAGAAGGTAGCAAAAGAAATTAATATGCTATCAACAGTAGGCAGCTTTTAGAAATTGTCATGTGTCCATTGTAATTTTGTTTAGAAAATAGGTACGGTAAGCATCTTAAAGTCCAACTGAACCCAGCACAGAGTAAAGCAAATTTAttaaggctcggttcccactttCTGCAAAAACATACCTGTTCCATACGATTTACAGTTCTGAGCAATACTATTGTTAAAAATGTGGTCCACTTGCacttgtggggggaaaaaaggttTGTTTTGCTGGGTTCCGCCAAAAGgaatgcagagtcctgacctgccccATTTTTCAGAAGTTGTGTTGCCCATAGCCACCTATGGTGCTAATGTATCTGCCCCAGATGTACCAATAAAGTAGAGGAAACTGAACTGTCCACTCCATGCCAAAAGATTCCatcgtggaaaaaaaaaaacctattggtGGTCACTAATGATCCAAACTTTATGTCCAGTCTTAACAAATCTATGTAATAGAGGGGTAAACTGAATGAATATATTGAATCAATAGTTCAAGCAGTCTCTTAGCATTggaaagattggacaaaaaacgATTGGCTCAGTAGTGGTCACCATAACAGAAATCAGGTAAAGTGAATATAAACATTGTAGATAGTATTTCATGGCCAAATGGGATTTCAAAATTCTACAGTAATTCTCATCCTGTCTGGACTCATGTGGCATTCACAGTAGAAAGAATATGGATTCTGGACTAtctgtgtttccccgaaaataagactcaGTGCCCTCAATTCATGGAGCATtaacaaacgtttatcaaacgtttgataatttacctcatgggtaaaatctcattttaaattcactaaggtgttatatatttatcgaatgttttaccgataaaacgttcaacaaatatataacaccttagtgaattcaaaatgaaattttacccatgaggtaaattatcaaacgtttgataaagtgtttgataaacatttgataatttttgCTCCGAAACATGTGAatgggcttattctcaggggatgtcttatattattATCAGGAatggaagtgtctctcagcagaacatttcctgttcctttgcactgtgctgttcctggatttgaagatatgctactgtactgatcaggcacctgccctgtcaacCCTGCACACAGCcattaaccttgctgtgtgctgggatgacaggaccggTGCCCAATCTGCACTGCTGTGTCACCGCTTGCTGGCCGTTTCTTCCTCCTCTAACTTCTGCTAGGGTTTATTTTtgggggagggcttatatttcaagcatgctcaaaattccagctagggcttattttcagaaaaCGAGGCTACATATCCTGCACCCCAGTAGAGAAGTTGGTGAGCATTGACATAGCACCTACATGTGTCCTGTGTTCACTGCCTGATGTTTCTAGTTAGAACTTGTGTGGATCTAGAATATGCACTTGCAGTAATTTTTTACTGTCTCGCAGTACAGGTTAGGAAGTTAATAGAAGTGGGGAACATATTATGCATATCTTGGTTATTAAAGTtcatagtgcacccacctcaGAATCTTGAGTTTTACATTTCACCTGGCTGCCCACCTAATCAGTATATAACATATACATAAGAGATAGTTGAAACTTTGTGTCCATCATGGTAGACTCTACTGGAAAATGTCCCCCCAAAAATTAAGTAACACTTTTTAATCAAGAGTATGGCATCAAGTCAGTGAAACAATAAGATGACCAACAAAGCAGGAATGGTTTAACATGTGAAGGCCACTGACATTTTTTCCTCATATTTTCTGTTTTCACAAG contains:
- the ZBTB5 gene encoding zinc finger and BTB domain-containing protein 5 isoform X2; this encodes MYMTMDFPGHFEQTFQQLNYQRLQGQLCDCVIVVGSRHFKAHRSVLAACSTHFRALFTVAEGDQSMNMIQLDSEVVTSEAFAALIDMMYTSTLMLGESNVMDVLLAASHLHLNSVVKACKHYLTTRTLPMSSPNDRAQEQSARMQRSFMLQQLGLSIVSSALNSSQNSEEQSQQQQTSMTSSVRNNMVEQRATFPIRRLHKRKQSSEERARQRMRASIDECLITDVTNESVQSMGNSREEYFSPDSMKMMDATKSDSVPDHQEDNTLMFDQSFSNQEDTQVPSQSDNTGENMITMTGQSTTVETSYSQDSGCDKSVYPSETHDLTVDEKDHMRVIVKSEPLSSPEPQDEVSDVTSQAEGSEPVEVEGAASTEKIELSPESSDRSFSDPQSSTDRVGDIHILDVTPGLEHKSSFSISNFLNKNRNGSLSLSQNSDDNIPNTTSDCRIDGEVSYLVSPEAGPSGHSSNMMSHLDNPFNDGPDSHFARPMQDVMSMPCVQSSNYRGNDPFGMDYPRSGLGLHSMSRSIMGNTRGRAFNFPNYRRIAPKMPIVTSVRSTQLQDNSSNSQMMMNGGNSSYENGNTSQQGPPQLTRASADVLSKCKKALSEHNVLVVEGARKYACKICCKTFLTLTDCKKHIRVHTGEKPYACLKCGKRFSQSSHLYKHSKTTCLRWQNSNIPATLL
- the ZBTB5 gene encoding zinc finger and BTB domain-containing protein 5 isoform X1, whose product is MVCSSRPVAGGGGQQYQHPGEPSDTKRPLCDRGLGPACSTQKKYDPQEEEEKKKGEPSLEEISAKWTMDFPGHFEQTFQQLNYQRLQGQLCDCVIVVGSRHFKAHRSVLAACSTHFRALFTVAEGDQSMNMIQLDSEVVTSEAFAALIDMMYTSTLMLGESNVMDVLLAASHLHLNSVVKACKHYLTTRTLPMSSPNDRAQEQSARMQRSFMLQQLGLSIVSSALNSSQNSEEQSQQQQTSMTSSVRNNMVEQRATFPIRRLHKRKQSSEERARQRMRASIDECLITDVTNESVQSMGNSREEYFSPDSMKMMDATKSDSVPDHQEDNTLMFDQSFSNQEDTQVPSQSDNTGENMITMTGQSTTVETSYSQDSGCDKSVYPSETHDLTVDEKDHMRVIVKSEPLSSPEPQDEVSDVTSQAEGSEPVEVEGAASTEKIELSPESSDRSFSDPQSSTDRVGDIHILDVTPGLEHKSSFSISNFLNKNRNGSLSLSQNSDDNIPNTTSDCRIDGEVSYLVSPEAGPSGHSSNMMSHLDNPFNDGPDSHFARPMQDVMSMPCVQSSNYRGNDPFGMDYPRSGLGLHSMSRSIMGNTRGRAFNFPNYRRIAPKMPIVTSVRSTQLQDNSSNSQMMMNGGNSSYENGNTSQQGPPQLTRASADVLSKCKKALSEHNVLVVEGARKYACKICCKTFLTLTDCKKHIRVHTGEKPYACLKCGKRFSQSSHLYKHSKTTCLRWQNSNIPATLL
- the ZBTB5 gene encoding zinc finger and BTB domain-containing protein 5 isoform X3, which codes for MDFPGHFEQTFQQLNYQRLQGQLCDCVIVVGSRHFKAHRSVLAACSTHFRALFTVAEGDQSMNMIQLDSEVVTSEAFAALIDMMYTSTLMLGESNVMDVLLAASHLHLNSVVKACKHYLTTRTLPMSSPNDRAQEQSARMQRSFMLQQLGLSIVSSALNSSQNSEEQSQQQQTSMTSSVRNNMVEQRATFPIRRLHKRKQSSEERARQRMRASIDECLITDVTNESVQSMGNSREEYFSPDSMKMMDATKSDSVPDHQEDNTLMFDQSFSNQEDTQVPSQSDNTGENMITMTGQSTTVETSYSQDSGCDKSVYPSETHDLTVDEKDHMRVIVKSEPLSSPEPQDEVSDVTSQAEGSEPVEVEGAASTEKIELSPESSDRSFSDPQSSTDRVGDIHILDVTPGLEHKSSFSISNFLNKNRNGSLSLSQNSDDNIPNTTSDCRIDGEVSYLVSPEAGPSGHSSNMMSHLDNPFNDGPDSHFARPMQDVMSMPCVQSSNYRGNDPFGMDYPRSGLGLHSMSRSIMGNTRGRAFNFPNYRRIAPKMPIVTSVRSTQLQDNSSNSQMMMNGGNSSYENGNTSQQGPPQLTRASADVLSKCKKALSEHNVLVVEGARKYACKICCKTFLTLTDCKKHIRVHTGEKPYACLKCGKRFSQSSHLYKHSKTTCLRWQNSNIPATLL